One Drosophila subobscura isolate 14011-0131.10 chromosome U, UCBerk_Dsub_1.0, whole genome shotgun sequence DNA window includes the following coding sequences:
- the LOC117901205 gene encoding probable fumarate hydratase, mitochondrial, with amino-acid sequence MSFDQKEIFSLMYKLARLIVPDTRLEHDSMGSMHVPLDRLYGPQTMRSLLKFPIGGVTERMPSELIIALAIVKKAVAETNKMFGLEERLSVAISQACDDIISGKLCDEEHFPLVIWQSGSGSHTIMNVNEVICNRAIAILGGQLGTRNPVDPDEHVNRSQSSNDSFSTAINIAVAMQLRDKLYPALMLMIELLDKKSNEFKDIIKIGRTHLMDAVPLTLGQEFSGYKQQLVNCRERLDTGLSRLYQLPLGGTTVGTGLNTKKGFAAECVKGVAKITNLPFVNAPNLFESISSCDAIVEVHGELNSLAASTMKIANDIRFLGSGPRCGFSELKLPENEPGSSIMPGKINPTQCEALTMICAQVMGNQVAVTIGGCNGNFQLNAYMPMIASNVLRSIMLLGDGIKSFSNNCLSSIEPNVVRINTIMSESLMLVTALSPHVGYERSAAIAKAAHKNGTTLREEALNAGISTDDFDKWVRPEKMLGPN; translated from the exons ATGTCGTTCGATCAGAAAGAGATTTTTAGTTTGATGTACAAGCTGGCGCGACTTATAGTTCCAGACACTCGTCTTGAACATGATTCAATGGGGTCCATGCACGTGCCCCTCGATCGTCTGTATGGTCCGCAAACAATGCGTTCTCTGCTCAAGTTTCCAATTGGTGGAGTGACTGAACGCATGCCT AGCGAGCTCATTATAGCATTGGCTATTGTCAAAAAAGCCGTGGCAGAGACCAATAAAATGTTCGGTCTGGAGGAGCGTTTGAGCGTGGCTATCTCCCAGGCTTGTGATGATATCATTTCTGGCAAGCTTTGTGATGAGGAGCATTTTCCGTTGGTTATCTGGCaatctggctctggctcgcaCACAATTATGAATGTAAATGAGGTGATTTGCAATCGTGCCATCGCGATACTCGGTGGTCAGCTGGGTACAAGAAATCCTGTAGATCCCGATGAGCATGTGAACCGCTCACAAAGTTCCAATGATAGTTTCTCCACGGCTATTAACATCGCAGTCGCCATGCAGTTACGCGATAAACTGTATCCGgcattgatgctgatgattGAGTTGTTAGATAAGAAGTCAAATGAGTTTAAGGACATAATCAAAATTGGACGAACCCACTTGATGGACGCTGTGCCACTGACGCTTGGCCAAGAATTTAGCGGCTATAAGCAGCAACTTGTCAACTGTCGGGAGAGATTGGACACAGGCTTAAGCCGACTCTATCAACTGCCACTGGGCGGCACCACAGTCGGCACTGGACTCAACACTAAAAAGGGTTTTGCAGCTGAATGTGTGAAAGGAGTGGCCAAGATCACAAATCTTCCTTTTGTTAATGCGCCCAATTTGTTCGAATCCATTTCATCGTGTGATGCCATCGTTGAGGTGCATGGAGAGCTCAACAGTCTAGCAGCAAGTACAATGAAGATAGCAAATGACATTCGATTCTTAGGATCGGGTCCACGTTGCGGTTTCTCCGAGTTAAAACTGCCTGAAAATGAACCCGGCAGCTCGATTATGCCAGGTAAAATCAATCCAACGCAGTGCGAAGCTCTCACCATGATTTGTGCTCAGGTCATGGGCAATCAAGTGGCAGTTACAATTGGTGGCTGCAATGGCAACTTTCAACTGAATGCCTACATGCCGATGATCGCATCCAATGTGCTGCGCTCGATAATGCTTCTGGGAGATGGAATTAAAAGTTTCAGCAACAACTGCCTCAGCAGCATCGAACCAAATGTAGTTAGAATAAATACCATTATGAGTGAATCTCTGATGCTGGTCACTGCTTTAAGTCCTCATGTGGGATATGAGCGATCAGCAGCAATAGCTaaagcagcacacaaaaatggaaCCACTCTAAGGGAGGAGGCTTTAAATGCAGGAATCTCCACAGATGACTTCGATAAGTGGGTGCGACCTGAAAAGATGTTGGGTCCCAATTAG
- the LOC117901204 gene encoding ATP-binding cassette sub-family C member Sur, with protein sequence MTQLFNIIHCNHLNGRVRTIYENLNTDVCGIVRVKLLVTCLSILLLLFACAFVWKKYETCNATLLMFHNLRAAVSLLMLAGNSLDLAGSLLPQRSVRQLGQLFELTNRGPNFLVIIGAAETWNALASTIFTILLMCYHRVIERKKMTVFLYASIVCEVLALAVHCHELTEVAYYEDFLELQTCLVGMSALCLLLLASLDGYTMYNEHFRDSYVDDPEKIGYKHSFATFYSKSCFWWLTPLLWLGYKEPLELEDLGAMKLEDSARSHYDHFLYIYTDEVKKSNSSPSLWYCYVKNSWRMFALGGIFKLAADLFALVGPLAIQQIVQYIEELYAETTHPSIQSAGKHETGFHALMLASNVSADADDDIFGTNIDRVRIYYATWSELLTNGWSIAWIVLLAALTQGSLSQASTHILNMTGIWIKTSLQGLIYRKTLLLNASSGCSDNNSIAQTASSSTYTTLKTDAKDQMNTDESAKEKPTQENVEYSGDLNPSYDIGSITNHMTEDTLNIMQFFWIAHYAWAIPFKISVIIYLLYLKLGISAVIGAIVCILIMTPLQFLIGNAMSKNSEVIAKYTDERLKKIHDTLMGIKVIKLNAWDEVFFKKIQVARKKELKYLNKDALFWTLMTILTHISTVLITFVTLGVYVWLPQEANFNLNASRLFSALALFQQLTVPLLIFPITVPIIIAARVSTRRLERFFEANEIQKQFEGIRNMARILSKSDASLDMYETQEKSNMTMRTAQAENLLSEKHIAQRIPKIEPPIEENSLPTTKTYPPQHRDEQQQYLGAISASFLQEVGHQKLVQQRRELLRNTPYVAIRPPKLRGSLVEKNQEFCVMRSRNRDSWRRDSLLLKMPDDIAVSINDGLFTWHPESQMPMVQLHIQGVVIPKGKLTIVVGKNGSGKTSLLSALLMEMPLLAGNMFWHKTCTISYVSQQPWLLNDTIRENILFGESFRPSRYDFVLEACALKPDIEIMPKGDFTIIGERGINLSGGQIQRIAIARSIYSSANVVIMDDPLSSLDNEVGDHIFQRCVRHMLQKSNRTFILVTQQLQLIKEADYVIVMKEGRLQACGSNAEIESKHPQITAKWKSIIAQNAAKAKKQNDIHNHVERTAACERWKLLKNVSKLGLQRSISVTIDENGGSNAEGSSVDDSVSLSVCNMHEMKDDIEEYEEDNETPAPYLQRKRSSVYGSRHLLYDLPLPIDECQADDVIMRPRRRQVLNRRVGRTTNSWHRLSGLSTLTATSASSSNSGTPIHRSGSSYTESSADGIEMVMPTLSPDPRIRSWQPKKNLQHQALARNASSPPAIDMPQITDTKPAATSEDQVRGSFQLFLRRMSMRRSNKPKHHHQPLSATNSILSISEESAATCAFPTADRGSLPSSSACTFNSDANDLEALSPLNPLTLIKSNEKGVNIDCKDGTSFRGSHCNISNISQELSTDVEVSNVTSLRPLQDEGNMEVQYAGTGNELLPVSESANDAERKYGKISHHIYLMYIRACGVPIITVFFITALIWQCLRVYTDVWLQHWSDVHIQTREDVQKEEGHEVTYYFCMYTAISCVCIIMAMISTPAGQWAGCNARRNLHDKLLQSILHKTLHFFQVTSPGRIVNRFSNDMAIIDKKIAATCQRLLQFSLLCISAILINVSITPWFLASTLPICAAYYIIQKFYRCSARELQRIENLTNSPVISHLSETIQGVTTIRAYNQQARFTEILFKRLEANTIAFALLNTSHRWLGISLDYLGGCIVFLAIVTSLATASFSCSKYRYARDVAETYANNKSMPEDFTSELSPTPSLVGLAINYTLLVPIYLNWVVKLLADMEMYAGSVERIAHYAKGQDSDLEASEEISNEVDRSSSAMWTAGDKVCPSATTAAVDVDEDGGDAGDAGDGENADKLNAGNATGDGNHLNFHFHTATAADKIQKATTQTSVIRDKKLPPPHSAKVELPNEPARRRLSCQLKRYQSVPISWPQRGDISFENVSLRYEGQTQNVISGLTLKIPAGQRLGICGRTGCGKSSLGLSLFGVLQVTSGHIRIDEMDIKQIRPEELRTRLSIIPQDVHLFNTTIRENLDPHGYYSDLQLWNCLELAQLKEFVKVNLPLGLSTVIIDGAINLSAGQRQLLCLARAILRGSVCLVLDEATSALDSTTEAALLRAADKAFQGRTIITIAHRLTTILEYDRIIVMESGRVIEDGNPRTLQQLPGSAFQRLLEKRSARS encoded by the exons ATGACGCAGTTGTTCAATATTATACACTGCAACCATTTAAATGGTCGTGTGCGCACcatttatgaaaatttaaaCACAGATGTTTGCGGCATTGTCCGCGTGAAGCTTCTTGTTACTTGTTTAAGCatattgttattgctttttgCCTGTGCTTTCGTTTGGAAAAAGTACGAAAC GTGCAATGCAACATTGTTAATGTTTCACAATTTACGTGCCGCTGTGTCACTGCTAATGTTGGCTGGAAATAGTCTTGATCTGGCCGGAAGCTTGCTGCCCCAACGCAGTGTCCGCCAGCTCGGTCAGCTGTTTGAGTTGACGAATAGAGGACCCAATTTTCTGGTTATAATAGGAGCGGCAGAAACATGGAATGCGCTTGCCTCaacaatatttacaattttgctAATGTGTTATCATCGAGTCATAGAGCGCAAGAAGATGACAG tatttttgtatgcCAGCATCGTCTGCGAGGTATTGGCTCTCGCTGTGCACTGCCATGAGCTGACAGAAGTTGCGTACTATGAGGATTTCCTAGAGCTTCAGACGTGCCTTGTGGGCATGTCTGCATTGTGTCTGCTGCTATTGGCTTCGTTGGATGGGTACACCATGTATAATGAG CACTTTCGTGACAGCTATGTGGATGATCCTGAAAAAATAGGCTATAAACATTCGTTTGCAACATTTTACTCAAAGTCATGTTTCTGGTGGTTGACGCCTTTGCTGTGGTTGGGCTACAAGGAACCGCTGGAACTTGAAGATTTGGGTGCAATGAAATTAGAGGATAGTGCCAGATCGCACTACGATcactttttgtatatttacacAGATGAGGTG aAAAAATCCAATTCCTCCCCATCCCTATGGTATTGCTATGTAAAGAACAGTTGGCGTATGTTTGCACTGGGCGGCATTTTCAAACTGGCTGCAGACTTATTTGCATTGGTTGGCCCACTTGCAATACAGCAAATAGTTCAATATATAGAAGAGCTTTATGCTGAAACGACTCATCCATCAATACAATCGGCGGGGAAACACGAGACAGGTTTCCATGCACTTATGTTGGCCTCTAATGTGAGCGCTGATGCGGATGACGATATTTTCGGTACTAATATTGATAGAGTAAGAATTTACTATGCCACCTGGTCGGAGTTGTTAACAAATGGCTGGAGCATTGCTTGGATTGTTCTGTTAGCTGCACTGACTCAGGGTTCGTTGTCCCAAGCTTCTACGCACATACTTAACATGACGGGCATCTGGATAAAAACATCACTTCAAGGTCTCATTTACCGCAAGACTTTATTATTAAATGCAAGCAGTGGTTGTTCTGATAATAATAGCATAGCCCAAACAGCATCATCCTCTACTTATACTACGCTAAAAACGGACGCCAAAGATCAGATGAATACGGATGAAAGCGCCAAGGAGAAACCAACTCAAGAAAATGTGGAATATAGCGGCG ATTTAAATCCTTCTTATGACATCGGCAGCATTACCAATCACATGACGGAAGATACACTAAAcataatgcaatttttctGGATCGCCCACTATGCATGGGCAATACCATTTAAG ATATCAGTGATAATTTACTTGCTTTATCTCAAGTTGGGCATAAGTGCTGTCATTGGAGCCATTGTGTGTATTCTAATAATGACGCCCTTACAATTTCTCATAGGAAATGCCATGTCCAAAAACAGCGAAGTTATTGCG AAATACACTGATGAACgcttaaaaaaaatacacgaCACATTGATGGGCATCAAAGTTATAAAGCTAAATGCCTGGGATGAGGTTTTCTTTAAGAAAATTCAAGTAGCACGCAAAAAGGAGCTCAAATATCTCAACAAGGACGCCCTATTTTGGACGTTAATGA CAATTCTTACACATATTTCAACAGTGTTAATCACATTTGTGACTCTGGGTGTTTATGTTTGGCTTCCACAAGAGGCGAACTTTAATTTAAACGCCAGTCGATTGTTCTCTGCATTGGCCCTTTTCCAGCAGCTAACAGTTCCTCTGTTGATTTTTCCAATTACTGTACCAATAATTATAGCAGCCAGGGTTTCAACGCGTCGCCTGGAGCGATTTTTTGAGGCCAATGAGATACAGAAACAATTTGAGGGCATTCGAAATATGGCCCGGATATTAAGCAAAAGTGATGCCTCATTGGATATGTATGAGACGCAGGAGAAGTCCAATATGACAATGCGCACAGCCCAGGCAGAGAATTTGCTGAGTGAAAAGCATATTGCACAACGAATACCAAAAATCGAACCTCCGATAGAGGAGAATTCTTTGCCGACTACCAAGACCTATCCACCCCAGCATCGCGACGAACAGCAGCAATATCTGGGTGCCATTTCTGCATCGTTTCTTCAAGAGGTTGGCCATCAAAAGCTGGTACAACAGCGTCGTGAACTGCTTCGGAATACACCGTACGTAGCCATCAGGCCACCAAAACTGCGAGGAAGCTTAGTAGAGAAAAATCAAGAGTTCTGCGTGATGCGTTCCAGGAACAGGGATAGCTGGAGACGGGATTCCCTCTTGCTTAAAATGCCCGATGACATTGCGGTCTCGATTAACGACGGTCTCTTCACATGGCATCCAGAAAGTCAAATGCCAATGGTCCAATTACACATTCAAGGCGTGGTCATACCAAAGGGCAAGCTGACAATTGTGGTCGGAaaaaatggaagtggaaagACATCCCTCCTGTCGGCTTTACTCATGGAGATGCCACTGCTGGCAGGAAATATGTTTTGGCACAA AACTTGTACAATTTCCTATGTGTCTCAACAACCTTGGCTGCTCAATGACACCATTCGGGAGAACATTCTATTCGGCGAATCTTTTCGACCCAGTCGTTACGATTTTGTGTTGGAGGCCTGTGCCCTTAAGCCTGACATTGAAATAATGCCGAAAGGAGATTTCACAATTATTGGAGAGCGTGGCATTAATCTATCAGGGGGACAAATACAACGAATTGCCATTGCGCGTTCGATCTATTCATCGGCGAATGTTGTCATAATg GATGATCCACTGTCCTCGCTTGATAATGAGGTCGGGGATCATATATTTCAGCGTTGCGTGAGGCACATGCTGCAGAAGTCCAATCGTACCTTTATACTTGTGACACAGCAATTACAGCTCATAAAGGAAGCGGATTAC GTAATCGTCATGAAGGAAGGTCGCCTGCAAGCTTGCGGCAGTAATGCGGAAATTGAATCGAAGCATCCACAAATAACAGCCAAATGGAAGTCTATAATTgcacaaaatgctgcaaaggcaaagaaacaaaatgatATACACAA CCATGTGGAACGGACGGCAGCATGTGAACGCTGGAAGTTGCTGAAGAATGTGAGCAAATTGGGGCTTCAGCGCTCGATATCGGTGACCATAGATGAAAACGGTGGCAGCAACGCTGAAGGTTCATCCGTGGACGACAGCGTTTCTTTATCCGTTTGCAATATGCATGAAATGAAAGATGACATTGAGGAGTACGAAGAGGACAATGAGACACCGGCG CCTTATTTGCAACGAAAGCGATCGAGCGTTTATGGCTCACGGCATCTCCTCTATGATTTACCTCTACCAATCGATGAGTGCCAGGCAGATGATGTCATTATGCGCCCACGTCGCCGGCAAGTGCTGAACCGTCGAGTTGGCAGGACAACCAACTCTTGGCATAGATTAAGCGGTCTCAGCACACTAACGGCCACGTCGGCATCAAGTTCTAATAGTGGAACTCCAATTCATCGCAGCGGGAGCAGCTATACAGAAAGCAGTGCAGATGGCATCGAAATGGTTATGCCGACATTGTCGCCAGATCCGCGAATAAGATCTTGGCAGCCGAAAAAAAACTTACAGCATCAGGCACTGGCGCGGAATGCGTCATCACCGCCGGCGATTGATATGCCTCAAATCACAGATACAAAGCCTGCAGCAACATCGGAGGATCAAGTTCGTGGCAGTTTTCAGCTGTTTTTGCGACGCATGTCCATGCGGCGTTCCAATAAGCCCAAGCACCATCATCAACCATTGAGCGCAACCAATTCGATTCT GAGCATCTCTGAAGAATCTGCTGCTACATGTGCTTTTCCAACTGCCGATCGTGGTTCACTGCCCTCCTCATCTGCTTGCACATTTAATTCAGATGCGAATGATTTAGAGGCACTTTCCCCTCTAAACCCGCTGACATTGatcaaatcaaacgaaaaag GTGTAAATATAGACTGCAAGGATGGGACATCATTTCGCGGTAGCCATTGCAATATTAGCAACATTTCCCAGGAACTCAGTACTGACGTTGAAGTATCAAACGTGACGTCACTGAGGCCACTGCAAGACGAGGGTAATATGGAGGTACAGTACGCAGGTACAGGGAATGAATTGTTACCAGTGTCAGAGTCTGCAAATGATGCGGAacgaaaatatggaaaaatatcGCATCACATATATCTGATGTATATACGCGCCTGTGGCGTGCCCATAATCACAGTCTTTTTTATCACTGCACTAATTTGGCAATGTTTGCGTGTCTACACGGACGTTTGGCTGCAGCACTGGAGCGATGTCCACATCCAGACACGTGAGGACGTGCAGAAAGAGGAGGGCCACGAAGTCACGTACTATTTCTGCATGTACACCGCAATTTCGTGTGTTTGCATTATAATGGCCATGATATCAACACCGGCCGGACAATGGGCCGGCTGTAATGCCCGTCGTAATTTGCACGATAAGCTGCTGCAATCGATTTTGCATAAAACGTTGCACTTTTTTCAAGTTACATCGCCCGGACGCATTGTGAATCGTTTCAGCAACGATATGGCGATCATTGATAAG AAAATTGCCGCAACTTGCCAAAGGTTGCTACAATTTAGTTTGCTCTGCATTTCCGCCATTTTGATAAATGTGAGTATTACGCCCTGGTTTTTGGCCTCCACACTTCCCATCTGTGCAGCCTACTATATAATACAAAAGTTCTACAGGTGCTCAGCGCG TGAATTACAACGCATTGAAAACCTGACTAACTCTCCGGTTATTTCGCATTTATCGGAAACAATTCAAGGTGTGACCACAATACGTGCGTACAATCAGCAGGCACGCTTCACAGAGATTCTCTTCAAACGCCTTGAAGCCAAcacaattgcatttgctttatTGAACACGAGCCACCGCTGGCTTGGCATATCATTG GACTATTTAGGTGGCTGCATTGTTTTTCTGGCCATTGTGACGTCATTGGCAACAGCCAGCTTCAGTTGCAGCAAGTATAGATACGCCAGGGACGTAGCTGAAACTTATGCTAACAATAAAAGCATGCCAGAAGATTTCACTTCGGAACTGAGTCCAACGCCGTCGCTTGTCGGTCTGGCTATAAACTACACGTTGTTGGTGCCGATTTACCTTAATTGGGTTGTAAAACTTTTGGCTGATATGGAGATGTATGCGGGCTCGGTGGAACGCATTGCACACTATGCCAAGGGACAGGACTCGGACTTGGAAGCGAGCGAAGAAATAAGCAATGAAGTCGATAGGTCGTCCTCGGCGATGTGGACTGCCGGTGACAAAGTTTGCCCAAGCGCAACGACAGCTGCCGTTGATGTTGATGAAGATGGTGGAGATGCTGGAGATGCTGGAGATGGGGAAAATGCtgataaattaaatgcaggcAATGCAACCGGCGACGGCAATCACTTaaacttccacttccacacgGCGACAGCTGCTGACAAGATACAGAAGGCGACGACTCAGACGTCGGTGATTAGAGATAAGAAactgccaccaccacacagTGCGAAGGTCGAGCTGCCTAATGAGCCAGCTAGAAGGCGCCTGTCCTGCCAACTTAAACGAT ACCAGAGCGTACCAATATCTTGGCCACAAAGAGGCGACATTAGCTTCGAAAATGTCAGCCTGCGTTATGAAGGCCAAACGCAGAATGTTATCAGCGGCCTAACATTAAAAATACCAGCGGGACAACGG CTTGGCATCTGTGGTCGTACTGGCTGCGGTAAATCATCGTTGGGCTTATCTTTATTCGGTGTTTTACAAGTCACAAGCGGCCACATTCGTATTGACGAGATGGACATTAAACAAATTCGACCAGAAGAGCTGCGAACGAGATTATCGATAATTCCACAAGACGTGCATTTGTTCAACACGACAATACGAGAGAATCTCGACCCACATGGTTATTACTCGGATTTACAGTTGTGGAACTGCCTTGAGTTGGCGCAGTTAAAAGAGTTTGTCAAAGTGAATCTCCCGTTGGGTTTAT CCACTGTAATTATTGATGGTGCCATTAACTTAAGCGCTGGCCAGCGGCAATTGCTGTGCCTTGCACGGGCGATTCTACGCGGCTCCGTTTGCTTGGTACTGGACGAAGCAACAAGTGCTCTGGACAGTACCACGGAGGCAGCACTGCTGAGGGCCGCAGATAAAGCATTCCAGGGGCGAACCATCATAACCATTGCC CACCGACTCACAACTATTCTGGAATATGACCGTATAATTGTGATGGAAAGTGGTCGCGTCATAGAGGATGGAAATCCACGGACTCTGCAACAACTTCCAGGCTCTGCTTTTCAACGGCTGCTTGAAAAACGTTCAGCGAGGTCGTAG
- the LOC117902284 gene encoding uncharacterized protein LOC117902284 — translation MERNNGRYPYIRRQGSGHNNYHHHHNNNSNSTSSAAGSTNATQYSNHSINNSPSVVMSTVAQNSNAIYAAAVPPSQNLPISQHDELIRYIREAWNKVYEQGTPVIYCNESDNQLKNFKPFNLEEYWGQRLVQNIHVTTTNASGHQ, via the exons ATGGAACGCAATAATGG ACGCTACCCTTATATACGCCGCCAGGGCAGTGGACACAACAATTATCACCatcaccacaacaacaattcaaATTCCACATCCTCGGCAGCAGGATcaacaaatgcaacacaaTATAGCAATCATAGCATTAACAACTCCCCCTCCGTCGTCATGAGCACGGTGGCACAAAACAGTAATGCAATATATGCAGCGGCGGTACCGCCATCACAAAATTTGCCAATTTCCCAGCATGACGAATTAATTCGGTACATACGGGAGGCATGGAACAAG GTTTATGAGCAGGGCACACCTGTAATTTACTGCAATGAATCTGACAATCAGTTGAAAAATTTCAAGCCATTTAATTTGGAGGAGTATTGGGGGCAGCGACTTGTCCAGAACATACACGTGACGACAACAAATGCCAGCGGACATCAGTGA
- the LOC117902283 gene encoding 60S ribosomal protein L7 has product MHCNSVTQGCFDRILTFDTGHASALSFPFFYQRVQCLEMPATVVKKPAAKKLPAVPESKLKFSKKQISKRAAESKRRLKRAAVIALRKKENLVRAEKYQNEYIKSDQREIKLRRLAKKRNQFYVPAEAKLAFVVRIRGINKVAPKVRKVLQLFRLRQINNGVFIKLNKATINMLRIAEPYITWGYPNLKSVRELIYKRGYVKHSRQRVPITDNFVIERKLRQAHNIQCVEDLVHEIFTVGPNFKYASNFLWPFKLNTPTGGWRKKANHYVNGGDFGNREDQINRLLRKMV; this is encoded by the exons ATGCACTGCAACTCTGTAACGCAGGGTTGCTTTGATCGAATTTTGACGTTTGACACAGGCCATGcttccgctctttctttccctttcttttACCAACGTGTGCAGTGTCTAGAG ATGCCAGCTACGGTCGTCAAGAAACCCGCAGCTAAGAAGCTGCCCGCTGTGCCGGAATCAAAGCTGAAGTTCAGCAAGAAACAGATCAGCAAGCGTGCCGCTGAGTCAAAGCGTCGTCTGAAACGCGCCGCTGTCATTGCGCTGCGGAAGAAGGAAAATCTGGTCCGTGCCGAGAAGTACCAAAATGAGTACATAAAATCTGACCAGCGTGAGATTAAGCTGCGTCGCTTGGCGAAGAAGCGCAACCAGTTTTATGTGCCAGCTGAGGCCAAATTGGCATTTGTCGTGCGTATCCGTGG TATCAACAAGGTTGCACCCAAGGTTCGCAAAGTTTTGCAGCTGTTCCGTCTGCGCCAAATCAACAATGGTGTCTTCATCAAGTTGAACAAGGCCACCATCAACATGCTTCGCATTGCCGAGCCCTACATCACCTGGGGCTACCCCAATCTGAAGTCGGTGCGCGAGCTGATTTACAAGCGCGGCTATGTTAAGCACAGCCGTCAGCGTGTGCCCATCACCGACAACTTTGTGATTGAGCGCAAGCTGCGCCAGGCGCACAACATTCAGTGCGTTGAGGATTTGGTTCATGAGATCTTCACCGTGGGACCCAACTTCAAGTACGCATCAAACTTCCTGTGGCCCTTCAAGCTAAACACACCCACCGGTGGCTGGCGCAAGAAGGCAAATCACTACGTTAACGGTGGTGATTTCGGCAACCGTGAAGACCAGATCAACCGACTGCTGCGCAAAATGGTTTAA